The genomic interval CGGCAGACGGCGATCGACTGCTGCGACTACGATTAGCACTGGGCGTTGGGCGCGACCGGTTTGCACTTGCGCTTTTACCCTTGTCAGAACCACGCGAACTGCCTCGGCTCTTATCTTGAGCCTGACCCAGTTCGGGAAGTCCGATCAGGCAGATCATCAGACCTGCCAGCCAGACGGAACGCGTAAACATAGTAGAACTCCTTGGGTTATTCTCGACCACAACCGGACACGAGCGAGTCTAAGTGATGAAGCTCAATTAGCTCGTCATCGGGATGCGAAATGCCGTTTACATACGGGCACTGCGTTCCGGCCGCTGGGACTAATGACGAAACGGATCGTTCAGATTGATAGTGCAGCCAGCATGCCAGTGAGTAGGTTATTCGACCTGAAACCCTAAAGCTCATAGCAAACAGCGGTTATAACGATTACTCCGGCTGCACGCAGAGACGTCACCAAAAGACTTGCGGTCATTTTGATAACAATTGTTTCATTATGACTTTGGATCGGGGAAAATGCTGCTCTGGATCGAAACCCTTGAATTCCAGTGATCAACCTGACGGGTGTGCGACCAACCGTGTCCTAAACTTGTGCAGAATTCTTGTCGGTTGAGATATTGGCATCGGGTTTGCCTTGTCTCTAACACGACCCGAGGAACAATGCTTGAGGTGTTGTTCTTAACTACCAAAACAAAACGAATTATCCATATTCAAGAGGGATCCAACATGTTCAAGCACGTTCTGATTGTCGGCGCAGTTGCGCTGGCACCACTGTTTGCTGTCAAAACCGTCGAGGCTCAAGCCTACACCACGACCACCGTAGCCCCGCCTACTGCGGTTGGCTACATCCCGGTCCGCCGGGGGCTATTTGGATTGCGGTCCGAACTTCAGCCCGTTTTTGTGCCTGGGGCGGCAACGACTGTTGTGAATCGCCCGGTGGTCACGACAAATTATGCTCCGACAACCAGCTACTACGCTCCGACCACGTCGTATTATCAGCCGGAAGTCACTACGGCTTACTATGCCCCTCCGGCAACCACCACCTACTACGCACCAACGCCGCAGGTGGTTCCCGCGGCATCGACTTATCCCGCTCCGACGACGGTAAACTATTACCCCAAAACCTACTGGTATAGTACGCAAGCTCCCGTCCCACGTAGTGTCGGAATGCCGATCATTGGCTATTAGTCCTATTGCCAGCACTTAAAAGATGAAACTTCCCGCCATTAGTTGGTGGGGAGTTTTTCCTTGGGAATGCTGGTGGAGACTTTAGACCCGACTGACTGTGGATTAAACTGAGAGAATCTCTTTACGACGCCCCAAGTCGAACGTTCTCCGAAATTCACCCCGCTGACCGGCGGTTCGATTTTACCAACGAGGTTCCCCCATGAGTTTGCATCGGTCTTTTTCCCTTTCGTTACTGCTGGTTCTGACATGCGTGGTCGCGATTCAAGCAGAAGACAAGCAAGCAACCGAATCAAAAGGGGAATGGATTCAGCTTTTTAACGGGAAAGACCTGACCGGCTGGATTCCCAAAGTCCGGTACCACGAAGCAGGCGAAAACCCTGGCAACACGTTTCGAGTAGAAGATGGCCTGTTAACGGTCTCGTATGATGACGGCTACGAAGACGGCTTTAACGAAACGTTCGGTCACCTGTTCTACGAAAAGCCATTTAGCAACTATCGCCTGCGGATCGAATACCGTTTCGTTGGCGACCAATGCAAAGACGGTCCAGGCTGGGCCTTCCGCAACAGTGGTGTGATGATTCATGGAGAATCACCACAAGACATGACTAAAGACCAAAACTTCCCAGCGTCCATCGAAGTGCAACTGCTAGGCGGCAAAGAAGCGGGGAATCGTACTACGGCTAATCTGTGCACGCCAGGCACTCATGTAGAAATGGATGGCAAGCTGTTTAAACCGCATTGCGTTAGCAGCAGGTCAGAGACCTACCGGGGCGACCGCTGGGTAACCTGCGAGATTGAAGTTCACGGCAGCGGGACGATCAAACACATCATGGATGGCGATGTTGTCCTGGAATACGAAAAGTCGCAACTCGATCCCGGCAACGGAGCCATTTCAGAACCCGATCACACGAAGATGTTAATTGAAAAAAATGGTGGCGACGCTATGCTTTCCGGTGGAACGATTTCTCTTCAATCGGAAAGCCACCCAGTTCAGTTCCGCAAAGTAGAAATTATGTTGCTGGACGAGTAATCGCCCGGAGTCAATGGATTGCATGAAAATCTGCACGCTCTTCAATGGTCGATCTGGCGGAGCCCAAGCGATCGGCCCGCAAGTCAAAAAGCTCGCAGAACGTGCGGGACATTGTTGGATTCCAATCGATCAACTCCAATCCAACGAGGAGTTGATCGAGGTCGTTAAGGTGGAAAGACCTGACAGAGTCATCCTTGTTGGGGGTGACGGTACGATTTCTCGCTCGCTGGGCATTCTTTCTTTTCCCAGTGATCTTCAGTTCGGTATTGTTCCGACCGGCACCGGCAACGACTTGGCTCGTTCGCTGGATATTCCTTTGGCTAATGTCGAAGCAGCTTGGGATCTTGCCATCAGTGGCCAGGCGCATGCCATGGACATTCTGGAAACTTCCGTCGACGAGCCTAAGCTTCTGATGAATGCTGTGACCGCAGGCATCGGGGGTGTGGTCGCTGAAGAAATTCAATCCGAGACGAAACAAACGTACGGAGCACTCGCTTACTGGATGTCGGCGTTCTCGGTACTTTCTGATCCTCCCGTCTTTCGCGTTCGAATGAAATTAGATCAGCGGGAAGTGATTGAAGAAGAGGTCTATGCGTTTTGCGTGGCCAATGGGCGATGTGCCGGCGGAGGCTTTGTCATCGCCCCCAATGCCCAGTTGAACGACGGCAAAATCCATGTGACCATCTTGCCAGCACTTTCCACGGCGGAGCTCTTCGAGTCGGGAGTGAACTTCGTGCTGACCAACGAAGATGTCGAACAAAGAATTGTCACCTACGAAGCCAAGGAAGTAGAGTTCGAGGCTTCGCCGGATGTTCCTTGCAGCCTGGATGGAGAAAACGCGACCTTCGCTGCGATGAAGTTCCGCATCGTACCGGCTGCCAGAATGGTTGTCGGGGGCCCCAACGCCGCATTTGGTGGAAGCGTTTGATCCTACCAAGAGCGACCGACGCATGTGCTTCGGTCGCCCCACTAGGATGATTCCCGAGACTACTCTTGGTCCGCTTGTAACTCGTGAGACAACAGCCAGTCGTACAGCTGTTCGTTGTCGTACGTTTCGGTCCAGCTATCATGATGGGCTTCCGGGTAGATCGTGAACTTAGCCGCGTTCCCCTTTTCCTTCAGCAGCTTAACCATCTCTTCCGAGTTCGAGATCTTCACGGCCGTGTCTTTCGCGCCATGAAATACCCAGATTGGTAAGTGAGCAATTTTATCGACCACGCTCACGTCGGATGGTCCGCAGATCGGAGCGATGGCGGCAACCTCGTTTGGCATCGCGCCGGCGACTTGCCAGGTTCCGCGGCCTCCCATACTCAGACCGGTTACGTAAACACGATTCTTATCGACGTTGTGGATTTGCATGATGTGCTTCACCAGCGCCACCACATCTTCGGTCACCCACCATGTATCCTTGGGACACTGAGGCGAGACCACGATGAAGGGAAACTCTTTCCCTTTTTCAATCAGCTTCGGTGGTCCATGCTTTCTGACAAGTGACAGATCGTCTCCCCGTTCGCCGGCGCCATGCAGAAACAAAACCAGAGGCCACTTCGGTTGCTGCTCATATCCCTTGGGAAGGTAAAGCAGGAAGTCCATTTCCTTCCCATCCGGGAGGTCGAATGACTCTTCCGACTGGGTCGCCGGTTTTTCCTCGGCGGCTTGTAGACCGACCGTAAACGGAAACAATAGCAGCAGAGATAGGCAAAATACTCGTGATAATTTCATGGGAAGACCTCGTAAATTGAAGGGGATCGTGCCTCTATTCTAGTTCGTGATCCGTCTGGATGACTACCTACCAGAGAAAGCTTTGCTCGATTGGTAGGCGATTGGTAAAACGAAGGGGTTGAGCCTCTCTTCCAGGTAGAAATATGTCGGATACCTATTCCATTTTGCGCGAAGCCGATTGTCGCATAGATCTCGATCGTGCAGCCGAGATCATGGGGCCGCATCTTGGTTTAGCTAAAGCTGATACGGTCCAAGTGCTGCACGATCGTCCTGGTGTTCTGGCCAAGATGGTCCCTTACGATGCGGCGAGAGATATGGCCAAGGCGCTCATTCTCGATGGCATGCCTTGTCGCGTCGTTCATGACGATCATCTCGTTCGTATTCCGTCTCCTCCACGCGAAGCAGTCCGAGGCATGGAATTTTCTGACGAGCAACTGGTTTTTCGTTCCGTCGAATGGGAAGGGTACCTTCGCTGGGATAACATCCGACTACTGGATATCGTGCAAGACGTGGCCGAAAAGGTGGAGTTCGTCACTATCGAAGAAAGCGATGGGGAAAGCCATTCCCACCGAACCGAACGAAAATCGAGATTCGACGTGAGCGTCTTCCTCGAAATCGTGTGCTCTGATCCGGTTCTCCGGATGCGTATCGATCGTAATCAGTTTCGCTACAAGTCGACTGGTTTGAAAATGCATACCAATCGAGAGATGAACTTTCGTGCCCTCTGTATCGCGATCCATATGCGGAGCCCCGACGCGCTCATCGGTCCTGGTTTCGCGTGGTTGTCCAAGGGAAACAACACCCATCATCAAAACGGTAACACCCTGAAGAAGTTCGAAAACTTCGCTACCTGGCTCCTAACCGTCGAGGCCTGAACGGTCATGCGGCGGGAAATTAGTTACGACACGAACCAGCGCAGAATAAATCTCCGGCACGCATGGACCATAAAAAAGCAGCCCGAGAGAAAACCTCTCGGGCTGCTTCATTGATTTGAAGCCTTAGCTTAGCGACCGCCACGGTATCCGCCGCGATCTCCACCTCGATCGCCGCCCCGGCCACCGCCGCCGCCACGATAACCACCCCCACCGCCTCCGCCGCCACCAGGACGACCTTCACGTTCGCGTGCTTCGTTGACGACCAACTGACGACCTTCACAGTCGAAGCCGTTCAACGCATCGATGGCAGCCGTTGCATCTTGATCGTTGTCCATTTCGACGAAACCGAAACCGCGCGAACGGCCTGTTTCACGATCGGAAATAACGCTCACGTACGCGACGGGACCGTACTCACCGAAAAGATTTTCTAAGTCAGTACCGGTAAAGTTGTAAGGGAGATTCCCTACGTACAATTTCTTCTTCACGGATCTAAACCTACTAGCAAGAAAGACATAAAATCGGAAATGACCGATTCGCTCGATCGGGCGTCGCACGCTCGCCCATGGGCTCGGTGCGCCTTTCACATCATCTATGCAGTGGCGTCGGGCCCACCGCGTCTTTCTGTCGCCAAAATCGTCAACTAGTAGGTGGTTCGAGCGATGCCAACAGGCATCCGAACAAGCGGACGAACTCAGGCAAGAAAGCCCTATCCGCCATTACGTCTCTCAGAAAACACATCCAACAGGTCGATCATTGCAGGCAGACTGACAGCCATGCTTAGATTCAAGTTTGAATGTAGCGATCCTCGAGAATCGTAGTCAATGGGAAAAGGTATTGTTTGCTTGAATCTGTCAAAATTTCACTCTTGCGTCATGTTTACCAGCGATGGGTACCGGTACGCAGACCAAGAGCAGGAAGCCAATAGCCCTGGAAATCACGTCTCGATCGCAGGCACCTCCCTTAACCAACCGCTGAGCTAAGTAAGGGAAATCGCCGTCTGCAGGCCGCATCGAAACGTCATCCTGTGGCTTGCTGAGTCTCATCAATGCCAGCGGAAATACTTCAAGGCAACCACGAACGAAACGACTCCCCAAAGAACCAAGACAATCGTTTCGTGTGCTAACGAAAACAGGCTCGTCCCTTCGAGCATTACCCCTCGCAGGGCATCGTTCAGAGCCGTCAGCGGCAACAGTCGGATGGCCGGCTGCAGGAACTCGGGGAAACGCTCGCGGCTGAAGAAGATGCCAGATAACACCCACATCGGCAGCATGACCAAATTCATCAGTCCAGATACCGTCTCAAGGGTTTTAGCACGACAAGCAATCAGCAGCCCCAGTCCGGCAAAGCTGACCGCGCCCAGCAGAATAAAGAACACCACGGTGAGAGGGTTGCCGGCGATCTGCACACCAAATACCAGCCAGGCAAATACCAACAGCAGCAGAACCTCCGGAACCATAAAAATCAAACGGCTAATCATTAACGAGGCCAGGAAGTCGGTCTTTCGCATGGGGGTGGCTAAGAACCGCTTCAGCAGTTTCCTTAGCCGCATGTCGACCACGACAAAGCCAAGCCCCCACAAACCGCCACCCATCAACCCCATGCCAAGCAAACCTGGCACCAGGAAGTCGATGTAACGTCCGCCAGGGGCATCAAGCTCAGTCGAGCTAACCTCTGCCGCGTCGATTCGACCGGAAGCCGTTTGTAGGACCAGGTCGACTTCGTTTCGCGCCAGTTGGCTTTCCGGCCGCGTGGGGACCAACAAGTAGTCGAACTGCTTCGTGCCGCTGGCCGTAACCACCAGATCGGTTCGCCCTGTCCGAAGACGTTCTTTCGCGGCCGCTTCTTCGTTGTCCCCCAAAACGAAACGCTTGTCCGCTTCAAGTGCCGTGCGCGCTACTTCAGCTTGCGGACCGATCACTTCCACTCGAAATGTCTGCTCAGGCTGTTCGCGAAAGGCCACACCCAGCGCGACCGTCATCAAAATAGGAAATCCATACACCCAGAAAACGGCTTCCGGCTCGCGGTAAAACTCTTTCAGGCGGGCAACAACCAAATGCGTCAGTGGACGGATCGACCAGGCCATGACTATTCTCCTCCATCCCGCAAGTGACGACCGGTGAGCGTGACGAAAACATCTTCCAGGCTGGCCTGACGTGTTGTCAGTTGGGCCAGTTCCGCTTGGTCGGCTCGCAGCTTATCCATTACCGCCGGCAGCGCGGCGTGCAGTTCCTCGACATGCAGTACAATTGTTCCGGCGTCGAAAAAGGTCGATTGCACGCCAGGAAGCGGCCCGAACGATTCGTGCGTAAGCTCTCGGCTGTCTTCTTTCAGACGGAATTCGATGACCTGATCGCCGCCGAGACGAGTAATCAGATCGCGCGGCGAACCCAATGCAATAACCTTTCCGTGGTCGACCACCGCCACGCGATCGCACAGACGTTCGGCTTCGTCCATGTAGTGCGTGGTAAGCATAATCGTGCGGCCACCATCTCGCAGATTACGAACGACGTCCCAAAGCTGCCGGCGCGATTGCGGATCGAGCCCGGTCGTCGGTTCGTCGAGAAAGACCAACAGCGGGTCACCCACCAAAGCACACGCCACCGCGAGTCGCTGTTTCTGGCCGCCCGAAAGATTATTGATCCGGGCACTCGATTTTTCATTCAACGAGACAAGCCCTAAAGCTTCGTCCGGCGAGATGCCTTGGTTGTAGAAACTGCGAAAGAGAACGATCGTTTCGTGAACGGTCAACTTGTCGCTCAGGCGTGTCTCTTGCAGCGAGATACCTATCCGCTGACGAATCTCTTCTTCTCCGCTTCCACCCCAGTGTTTGCCAAGTACTTCGACTTCGCCACTGGTCGGGGATAATAGTCCCTCGAGAATCTCGATGGTGGTCGTCTTACCAGCCCCATTGGGCCCCAACAGCCCGAAACATTCGCCCGGATGAACTTCAAGATCGAGTCCTCGCACGGCTTCCACCGGCGGCTTGCCAGGATAGGTCTTAACGAGGTCCTGGCAACGTATCGTAGGAGGCATCAACCGACCTTGATGGAGTGAGAATACGAGTAGAACGTTTTTGCCACCGTATCGTTCTAAACGGGAACAAACTCGCAGAATAGCAGGGCCTGGTTCCCAAGCCCTTTAAGACACCCGATCGCACAAAAGGTTCATTCTTAACTTGCGAGCAATCGATAAAAAAAGGCGACCAGCAACAAATCATTGTGCTGGTCGCCCTAGTTTAGGTTCAGGTCGCTGAAGAAGGAATTACGGGTATTCGAGATCGATGGTGTTGCTGCCGGAGGTAACGTCGACCTCGCGAGTCATCTCGCTAACTTCCTTGGGCACCGAAGTTTTCGGTTTCATCAGGTTCGTGTTGCTATCGTCGAGAGCTTGATTTCCGCTAACCTTGACTTCGTGTTTACCGACTTGGGCTCCCATTTGAGTTGAACTGTAAATCAACTCGTAGTTACCGCTACCGTCTGTGGTACCGCTGGAACCGCGGCCTCCTTCGGCCGGAGTGAATTCAACGACCACGTCAGGAGCCGGTTTTCCCTGGATCGTGACCGTCCCTGAGACGCTTCCCACAGGGGGGCCGTTGTGACCGCCTCCACAGCCGAGCACCATGGCAATAGCGGCAAGCAGGGACAGACCTAGTGCGCACTTCATTTCCGTTTCCTTAAGGGGTGTTAAAGTCTAAGACCACGCCGCCAGGAGGACAGTGCCTCCTGGGCGATCGTGAGTCGAAGATCTGCTGCGAATGAGACCACGATGGTGTGTTAGTAAGACCCGATCGGCTGACCGTCGTTACGCGCCAGCAACTTCTCGAACGTACTGTTGTTGAACGCTCCGCCGGAACCAGATGCGGTGGGTGTATGGTCGATCGTTTCGGGAAGGAACCGGACCGAACCATCGCACAGCCCAAACATCGCACCACCAGGGTGACGGCTGGAGAAACCGTATTTGCATTCGTTGTTTGCGAAATTGATGCGGACCGCACCACCTCCGAGCACATGGCGAATCGTCAATTGTTCGTTGTTGTGTGCCGTTCCGATGGCGACGCCGGCATCGCAGACAAATTCTCCGCCAGCCGGATTGTTCAAACGCCAGCTGCGTTCTCCGATGGCGATCGTATTCGATGTCCCATCGGTGATGTCACGCATTCCCATTCGCGAGTTTCGCCAAAAGATCCCAGTCGGAGCCTGGTTTACACCAGGAGCTGTCCAACCGCCTGCTTCACCGTTGCTGTACCCGGTAAGCCGTCCGCCTGAGTGCCATTTGTGGCTCGTGTTGTTACCAATGTAATTGCTTGTCGCAACCGATTCGTCCCCTGACGACTTCTTCAATTTATGCCCCGTGTTCGGGTTGGGTGCGGTATCGGAGGGGCATTGGAATGCCTGGACCGGCTGCTGCATCAATGTGACCAGGGCGGGCGTGTCGAGCGCATCGGTCAGGGACTGGGATCCCACGCTTAGAGAGTCAGCAAGAGCGTTCTGTTCAATGAAAGGAAGAATCTGAGCGCCCCAACCCCACGACGATCCGGCGCCGTTGTAGTCGAGGGTGCTGCCGCTTAGGTCTTGCAGCAAATAACCGGGCGGAAAGTTTCCGTAGGTATCGTGGTAGTTGTGCAGCGCGATACCAAACTGTTTCAAATTGTTGCTGCATTGCATTCGACGAGCAGCTTCGCGGGCCTGTTGCACCGCCGGCAATAGCAAGGCGATCAGCACACCAATGATGGCAATGACAACCAGCAACTCGACGAGGGTAAACCCACGCCGATGATCCTTACGGAACGACATCATATGACTCCTGAAAAGTGTGGAAAAGAACGTGATTGGATAAGGAAGTGCTCTCACATCGAGTGAGCAGTTTTTCGTGAGCTGAGACAGATGGAAAAGTGAAGCATTCGGCTTGATTGTGCCCCCAATCACCAGGCTTCTGACACAGGATTGTTCGCCAGAAGATTCAGTGTATTAGATAGCCTAGCTAATTAATATGTAAAATCGGACATTTTTTGTGCACCATAAGACGCTTAGCTGTTTAGTGGGTTTTTAAGATTATCGTCCTTAAACGACATTTATTGGTGCATTATGCACACCTAACAGAAATTCTCTCAGTTTTTATAAGTTTGCTGACTGCTTCGCAGTCCCTGCCTATCTTGGGGTGTATTGAACGCCTCTTTCTTACTTTCTCTTCTCTTTCGAGGACACAAAGCATGTCAACTTCTCGATCCACCAAGGCTGCTTTACGCTCGTGGAATTACTCGTGGTGATTGCGATCATTGGTGTTTTGATCGCCTTATTACTGCCAGCGGTACAACAGGCCCGTGAAGCGGCCCGCCGGATGCAGTGCAGTAACAATCTCAAACAGATTGGACTAGGTCTGCATAACTATCACGACACGTTCCAGACCCTTCCGCCCATGGTGATATCGCCGGTTGGTGATGCGGACGACAATGGTAACGGAGCGGACGAAGTCGAAGGTTGGGGCTGGGCCGCGTTTATTCTGCCGTTCATCGAGCAAGGAGCGTTGCATGAACAAGCAGGCATCACCCAAGGAAACCTGCTAGAGAACGAGCTAACCGATACGATGTTGGTTCCGGTCGACGCCTATCGTTGTCCTTCCGATACTGGTAAGCCAGTTGGCGACGCGGCCCAGCGTTTCCTCAAGGGGGGCGGAATGAACTACGCCGTCTATAATCACTCGCGCTCAGGCAACCTCAACGGTGGCGACGCTGGATTTTACCGTCATAGTGGGCGTAATTTCCGTGACGTTGTTGATGGCCTGAGCAATACGCTAGCCGTTGGAGAAAGCTGCTCAAAGCTCAACGGACAAACGATGAGCTTGAAGTCGTGGGCAGGCTGTCAACAAAGTTTGGGTGGCAACTGTATCGACGAAGTCGCTATCTCGGGTCGTTGGCCCATCAACGACAGCACCGGCTCAACCGATCAGAAAGGGGAAACGCTTAGCAGCCTGCACCCAGGTGGGGCGATGGTTCTCATGTTTGATGGTAGCGTTCGCTTCCTGTCTGAAAACATTGAATTCATTCGCACGGCCTCGCCTGCCAATAACACCAGCAACATCGATAGTCTCTACGAGTACCTAATCTGCGTCGATGACAACAATCCAATCGGCGACTTCTAAATCACCCGCTGGCTCAGTTTCTATCCTAGCCGGATGCCCAAATACGTGAGGGCCTCCGGCAACTCGAATTTTCCATAACCCACCGTACGTCCATAGAGAAGGAACGAACGACATGCAACGGCCATTGGTCTATCATAATCGTCTTGGATTTTGGTTCATTTTAATGGGCGCTGTTTGGTGCAGCGGCTGCTCTTCAGCGAAACCCAGTGATCAACCCGACTTGGGCGAAGTGTCCGGCACCGTGACCCTCGACGGAAATCCCCTCTCGGATGCAACCGTTTCATTTCAGTCGGTTGAGCTGGGAAGAATGGCCTCGGGCAAAACCGATGCCCAGGGACACTACGAGTTGATTCTTCTCAACGACACCAAAGGGGCTGTGGTAGGAGCTAACAAGGTCTTTATTACAACGGCGCAGCCGGGCGACGATGCCAATCCGGGAAGTGCCAAACGGGAAACCTTGCCCAAGAAGTACCACGAAAAGTCGGAATTAACTGCGGACGTGAAGGCCGAGCCGAATGAGTTTAACTTCGATCTTAATTCCAAATAAAGCAGTCCCGCCTTCCCTTTTTCGTTCCCCACGGTTTTCTCTGCCCAAG from Bremerella alba carries:
- a CDS encoding carboxypeptidase-like regulatory domain-containing protein: MKCALGLSLLAAIAMVLGCGGGHNGPPVGSVSGTVTIQGKPAPDVVVEFTPAEGGRGSSGTTDGSGNYELIYSSTQMGAQVGKHEVKVSGNQALDDSNTNLMKPKTSVPKEVSEMTREVDVTSGSNTIDLEYP
- a CDS encoding ABC transporter ATP-binding protein translates to MPPTIRCQDLVKTYPGKPPVEAVRGLDLEVHPGECFGLLGPNGAGKTTTIEILEGLLSPTSGEVEVLGKHWGGSGEEEIRQRIGISLQETRLSDKLTVHETIVLFRSFYNQGISPDEALGLVSLNEKSSARINNLSGGQKQRLAVACALVGDPLLVFLDEPTTGLDPQSRRQLWDVVRNLRDGGRTIMLTTHYMDEAERLCDRVAVVDHGKVIALGSPRDLITRLGGDQVIEFRLKEDSRELTHESFGPLPGVQSTFFDAGTIVLHVEELHAALPAVMDKLRADQAELAQLTTRQASLEDVFVTLTGRHLRDGGE
- a CDS encoding diacylglycerol/lipid kinase family protein; translated protein: MKICTLFNGRSGGAQAIGPQVKKLAERAGHCWIPIDQLQSNEELIEVVKVERPDRVILVGGDGTISRSLGILSFPSDLQFGIVPTGTGNDLARSLDIPLANVEAAWDLAISGQAHAMDILETSVDEPKLLMNAVTAGIGGVVAEEIQSETKQTYGALAYWMSAFSVLSDPPVFRVRMKLDQREVIEEEVYAFCVANGRCAGGGFVIAPNAQLNDGKIHVTILPALSTAELFESGVNFVLTNEDVEQRIVTYEAKEVEFEASPDVPCSLDGENATFAAMKFRIVPAARMVVGGPNAAFGGSV
- a CDS encoding RNA recognition motif domain-containing protein is translated as MKKKLYVGNLPYNFTGTDLENLFGEYGPVAYVSVISDRETGRSRGFGFVEMDNDQDATAAIDALNGFDCEGRQLVVNEAREREGRPGGGGGGGGGYRGGGGGRGGDRGGDRGGYRGGR
- a CDS encoding DUF1559 family PulG-like putative transporter; this translates as MELLVVIAIIGVLIALLLPAVQQAREAARRMQCSNNLKQIGLGLHNYHDTFQTLPPMVISPVGDADDNGNGADEVEGWGWAAFILPFIEQGALHEQAGITQGNLLENELTDTMLVPVDAYRCPSDTGKPVGDAAQRFLKGGGMNYAVYNHSRSGNLNGGDAGFYRHSGRNFRDVVDGLSNTLAVGESCSKLNGQTMSLKSWAGCQQSLGGNCIDEVAISGRWPINDSTGSTDQKGETLSSLHPGGAMVLMFDGSVRFLSENIEFIRTASPANNTSNIDSLYEYLICVDDNNPIGDF
- a CDS encoding carboxypeptidase-like regulatory domain-containing protein, giving the protein MQRPLVYHNRLGFWFILMGAVWCSGCSSAKPSDQPDLGEVSGTVTLDGNPLSDATVSFQSVELGRMASGKTDAQGHYELILLNDTKGAVVGANKVFITTAQPGDDANPGSAKRETLPKKYHEKSELTADVKAEPNEFNFDLNSK
- a CDS encoding 3-keto-disaccharide hydrolase; this translates as MSLHRSFSLSLLLVLTCVVAIQAEDKQATESKGEWIQLFNGKDLTGWIPKVRYHEAGENPGNTFRVEDGLLTVSYDDGYEDGFNETFGHLFYEKPFSNYRLRIEYRFVGDQCKDGPGWAFRNSGVMIHGESPQDMTKDQNFPASIEVQLLGGKEAGNRTTANLCTPGTHVEMDGKLFKPHCVSSRSETYRGDRWVTCEIEVHGSGTIKHIMDGDVVLEYEKSQLDPGNGAISEPDHTKMLIEKNGGDAMLSGGTISLQSESHPVQFRKVEIMLLDE
- a CDS encoding carboxylesterase family protein; the protein is MKLSRVFCLSLLLLFPFTVGLQAAEEKPATQSEESFDLPDGKEMDFLLYLPKGYEQQPKWPLVLFLHGAGERGDDLSLVRKHGPPKLIEKGKEFPFIVVSPQCPKDTWWVTEDVVALVKHIMQIHNVDKNRVYVTGLSMGGRGTWQVAGAMPNEVAAIAPICGPSDVSVVDKIAHLPIWVFHGAKDTAVKISNSEEMVKLLKEKGNAAKFTIYPEAHHDSWTETYDNEQLYDWLLSHELQADQE
- a CDS encoding DUF1559 domain-containing protein, whose protein sequence is MMSFRKDHRRGFTLVELLVVIAIIGVLIALLLPAVQQAREAARRMQCSNNLKQFGIALHNYHDTYGNFPPGYLLQDLSGSTLDYNGAGSSWGWGAQILPFIEQNALADSLSVGSQSLTDALDTPALVTLMQQPVQAFQCPSDTAPNPNTGHKLKKSSGDESVATSNYIGNNTSHKWHSGGRLTGYSNGEAGGWTAPGVNQAPTGIFWRNSRMGMRDITDGTSNTIAIGERSWRLNNPAGGEFVCDAGVAIGTAHNNEQLTIRHVLGGGAVRINFANNECKYGFSSRHPGGAMFGLCDGSVRFLPETIDHTPTASGSGGAFNNSTFEKLLARNDGQPIGSY
- a CDS encoding ABC transporter permease, whose amino-acid sequence is MAWSIRPLTHLVVARLKEFYREPEAVFWVYGFPILMTVALGVAFREQPEQTFRVEVIGPQAEVARTALEADKRFVLGDNEEAAAKERLRTGRTDLVVTASGTKQFDYLLVPTRPESQLARNEVDLVLQTASGRIDAAEVSSTELDAPGGRYIDFLVPGLLGMGLMGGGLWGLGFVVVDMRLRKLLKRFLATPMRKTDFLASLMISRLIFMVPEVLLLLVFAWLVFGVQIAGNPLTVVFFILLGAVSFAGLGLLIACRAKTLETVSGLMNLVMLPMWVLSGIFFSRERFPEFLQPAIRLLPLTALNDALRGVMLEGTSLFSLAHETIVLVLWGVVSFVVALKYFRWH